In Streptococcus mitis, the DNA window CTACGAGCTTGTTTTTGTAATGAATCATTGCGAGATACAATATTCTTAGAAAGTTCTGTAATTTCACCCTCAAGCTTTTTAGATTCTTCTTGTAGTCTATCATTTTCAGATTGCAAGTTTGATTGCTCTGTTTGAATAGCAGATACTTGCTCCTGAACTTGATCAACTTGTTTTTGGGCTTCTTGTTGTTGTGCTGTTAAGTTGCTAATTTTATTATCTTGAGCAGCAATTTTGTCATCAGTAGTTTCTGCATGCGCAGTTGTTAAAACAGCTGCTTGAGAAACCATTACTGTACTTAGTAAAAGTGACGCTAAGATTTTTTTCTTCATATTTCGTAGATACTCCTTCTTTTAAAGACATTACTAGTATACCAAAAAAAGGCCTAATGAATATTACGCCTTTGTTACATTTTTATTTCTTTCTTATAGGTAAAATTTTTCAAAAATAAACTGAAAAGTAATCATCCATATAAGGTTCAAAATCATTGATGGCACTAAACTATAGACTATGAACAAAGACATACTATCCACAGTTAAACCTACCGCTATTGCAAATATGTAAGCCCCCATTTCAAATAGAAAAGTCATGACAATAATTGCTAACATTCTCGTCCAACGATTCAATAAAATAACACTATTAAATTTATGGAGAAATACCCCCAACAAGACGAACAACAGAGTCGCAATCCCTATCAAGTGGAAAAAGTAAATATCATAGACCAAACCAACTACAAAACAATAAGCTAAATAGAGATATTCTGATACTTCAATCGTCTCAAATAAGAGAAATAAAAACAGAAAATGACTAGCCAACTGTACGTGGGGAAAAAATGAGCCCAGAAGCTGGCTAATATGGGCGTCAATTAGAACAAAGAAAGGGAGCAATAAAAACACTCCAACCCGCTTCAAATGTCTCATTATGAATTCCCCACTAATTCTATCACATCCACATTATGAGTATCTGCACTCAATTTAACAGTTACTTCTCGTGTCAAATAGTCTGTACTATGCGTTGTGGCAACCACTTCACCAACAGGAATATCCGCAACATTAAAGTTTCCTAATCCACCAGTGGTCACCTTATCTCCTGCACTAATCTCACTATTACTATTTAATTGGCTAATTTTAAGAACTTCATTTTCCTTGTCATAGCCAACAATAATTCCATAAATTGTAGTAGAACCATGTTGAATTTTAACAGAAATCTTATCAGCATTTTCCGTATTTGTCAGAAGGTTGATCATAGTAGAGTTCTCCTCTACTTTTGAAACGCTCCCAATCAAACCACCATTTGCAATAGCTAACATGTTCTCAGAAGCCCCTTTTGATTTACCTGCATCCAGGGTCAATTCCTGCTTCCAAGATACTGGAGAACGCATAATAACATCTGCTGCTAAAGTCTTTGTAGCTTGCAACTTGGATTTCATATCAAGCAATTGGCGCAGTTGTTCATTTTCGGTCTTTAAACTTTCCGCCTCATTTGATTTAACTTCTAATTGATAAATCTGTTTCTTCAAACTTTCATTTTCATTATAAGTTCGTGTCAAATGAGCCAAATCTGATTTGACAGAATCAAACCACTGAAAAGGTTTTTGAACAACTCTATCAACCAATGAGATTCCATCTCCTAATTTTGTCACAATTGTACTTGAATAAGTCGTCGCTAAGAGAGCTGACACAAGCAGAACAATGACAAAAACAATAATGACATATTTTGATTTTTTAAAACGGTTCATATCCCTACCTTTATATCAAAAACTGTTACAGTAATTTTTTATGAA includes these proteins:
- the mreD gene encoding rod shape-determining protein MreD; this encodes MRHLKRVGVFLLLPFFVLIDAHISQLLGSFFPHVQLASHFLFLFLLFETIEVSEYLYLAYCFVVGLVYDIYFFHLIGIATLLFVLLGVFLHKFNSVILLNRWTRMLAIIVMTFLFEMGAYIFAIAVGLTVDSMSLFIVYSLVPSMILNLIWMITFQFIFEKFYL
- the mreC gene encoding rod shape-determining protein MreC; translation: MNRFKKSKYVIIVFVIVLLVSALLATTYSSTIVTKLGDGISLVDRVVQKPFQWFDSVKSDLAHLTRTYNENESLKKQIYQLEVKSNEAESLKTENEQLRQLLDMKSKLQATKTLAADVIMRSPVSWKQELTLDAGKSKGASENMLAIANGGLIGSVSKVEENSTMINLLTNTENADKISVKIQHGSTTIYGIIVGYDKENEVLKISQLNSNSEISAGDKVTTGGLGNFNVADIPVGEVVATTHSTDYLTREVTVKLSADTHNVDVIELVGNS